The segment TTTCCGTATCCAGCTGGGAAGTAGCTTCATCGAATATCAGTATCGGGGGATTCTTGTATATGGCCCTCGCAATGGCTATCCTTTGCCTTTGCCCCCCGGAGATCTTGAGGCCACGTTCACCTATTATCGTATCATACCCTTCCGGGAAATCCTTGATGAACATATGGGCGTTCGCCGCTTTAGCCACTTTAACGAGCTGTTCTTCGTCTATCTCCTCATGGCCATAACTTATATTTGCTTTCACGGTATCGTTAAAAAGCAGGGTCTCCTGGGTGACCAGGCCTATTTTGCTGCGAAGTGAAGCAAGGGACACGGTCCGAAGAGCATGTCCGTCTATCTTTATGGTACCTCCATTCGGGTCATAGAACCTGGGGATAAGGTTCACAAGGGTACTTTTTCCCCCTCCGGACGGCCCCACAAGCGCCACGATCTCCCCCTTCTTTATGGTAAGATCTATGTCCTTGAGCACCTCTTCCTTTTTCTCATCATATTTGAACGACACGCCCTTGAACTCTATCTCCCCGCTGAAACTCTCTAACTCAACAGCATTTACGGGATCCTGTATAGTAACGGGTTCATCCAATATCTCGAATATACGCTCTGTCGCGGCCAATGCCTGCTGGTTTATGCCATATACGTTACTGAGCCTCTTGACCGGTTTCATGAGCGAAAAGACCGCTCCCAGGAATGCCGTAAAAACGCCCGCCGAAAGCACGCCAGTAACTATGCTCTTGCCTGCCATCCAGATGATAACCGCCACACAAAGCACGCCCATGGCTTCGGTAAGAGGGCTGACTATTTTTATACGTTTTTCGGATTTCATGTTCAGCTTGTAGAAGGAATGGTTCTCGTCCCGGAAACGTCCGAGCTCGTAATCTTCCATACCGAACGACTGTACCAGTTTCACCCCGGATATGGTCTCGAGAAGCATGTTGTTTATATCGCCGATCTTCTCCTGGGACCTTTTGCTGATCTTCCTCAGTTTCTTGCCGATAAGCACTACGGGATATAGTATTAACGGGAATATTATAAGGCTTACCAGTATGATGCTCCATGGTATGCCGAAGAACAGCTTGATACCTATAAGAAGCACGGTATAAACTACGATCTGTATGGGCTGATAAAATGTATCCGCCAGCCCCGTGGAGATGGCGTCCCGGATAATACCGGCATCATAGGTTATGCGGGACATCAGCTGGCCGGTGGGATTCCTGTTGTAAAAATCCATGGAAAGTTCCTGGAGTTTTTCATATATCATGTTCTTGACTTCCCTTATGACCCTCTGGCCCACATCCGTCATAAGGTATGACTGCAGAAAAAGGAATATCCCCTTCAATATGAAAAATATCACCACCAGAAGGCTTAGGACATTCAGTAGTTCCAGGTTATCCATAGCATTGACCCGGGAGACAAGATCCGTCAACATTTGCGGTGCTTTTATCCCTGACGGGATAGTTATCTCGCGCCCGGATATGATCTTATCCACCATGGGTATGATAAGTCCAAGCGGCGATGCGCTGAATATGGTGGACAACATCATGCAGACGACCGCGGCGGCAAAAACGCCGCTATGCGGTAGTATAAGCTTGATAAATCTCAGGTAGTTCTTCATAATATGTCGCCGATCCTTTGTTCATTCAGGAATAAGCGTAGATTCTAGCACACATGCCATGTCTTGTCGAGTTTCACTTCCCGGCCACTCTCAATTCTATCTCCTCGGAGAAAAAGCCTTTTTTCCTCATATATCCGCCTGCCAGGAAGAATGACAGGACCGTGATCGCCATGCCTCCCGCAAAACCCGCAAGTGGTGACCCCGTAATAATATACACGCTTACCGTACCCAGAAAAAAACCCGCCAAGGGAAGCCCGTATACCAGGGAGTAAGCCTTGAGCACCGGACCGGTCCCTATGCCGATCTCTACGATATCT is part of the Candidatus Omnitrophota bacterium genome and harbors:
- a CDS encoding ABC transporter ATP-binding protein, whose product is MKNYLRFIKLILPHSGVFAAAVVCMMLSTIFSASPLGLIIPMVDKIISGREITIPSGIKAPQMLTDLVSRVNAMDNLELLNVLSLLVVIFFILKGIFLFLQSYLMTDVGQRVIREVKNMIYEKLQELSMDFYNRNPTGQLMSRITYDAGIIRDAISTGLADTFYQPIQIVVYTVLLIGIKLFFGIPWSIILVSLIIFPLILYPVVLIGKKLRKISKRSQEKIGDINNMLLETISGVKLVQSFGMEDYELGRFRDENHSFYKLNMKSEKRIKIVSPLTEAMGVLCVAVIIWMAGKSIVTGVLSAGVFTAFLGAVFSLMKPVKRLSNVYGINQQALAATERIFEILDEPVTIQDPVNAVELESFSGEIEFKGVSFKYDEKKEEVLKDIDLTIKKGEIVALVGPSGGGKSTLVNLIPRFYDPNGGTIKIDGHALRTVSLASLRSKIGLVTQETLLFNDTVKANISYGHEEIDEEQLVKVAKAANAHMFIKDFPEGYDTIIGERGLKISGGQRQRIAIARAIYKNPPILIFDEATSQLDTESEQLVQEAINNLMKGRTVIVIAHRLSTVKHADKIIVIDRGRITDSGKHEDLIARSALYKKLYEMQFSSKQSS
- a CDS encoding SoxR reducing system RseC family protein yields the protein MKRTGKVVEIAGGKAVLEVGPEEACSKCCSCGSGKMTRMTVDVPGGMTIRPGDIVEIGIGTGPVLKAYSLVYGLPLAGFFLGTVSVYIITGSPLAGFAGGMAITVLSFFLAGGYMRKKGFFSEEIELRVAGK